One Streptomyces sp. NBC_00223 genomic window carries:
- a CDS encoding metallophosphoesterase, whose translation MRARYGIPLGVTAAGVACVAYAAGFEARSFRLRRVEIPVLPEGMRPIRVLQLSDIHMVSGQKKKRRWLQSLAGLRPDLVVNTGDNLSDPTAVPEVLDALGPLMEFPGTYVFGSNDYYGPKFRNPGRYLAEKARGQHGLNGKSHSAHGVIRNPWGDLRDAFDAAGWVGLSNSRGRLKLDHGPVLGLTGLDDPHIKRDRYAAVAGGPDPDADFNLALVHAPYLRVLDAFTADRYPLILAGHTHGGQLCIPFYGALVTNCDLDTDRVKGLSTHTATGSTSYLHVSAGCGTNRFTPVRFACPPEATLLTLTPAPRNRISPQAPGPLK comes from the coding sequence ATGCGCGCGCGATACGGAATCCCTCTCGGTGTGACGGCGGCCGGCGTGGCCTGTGTGGCGTACGCGGCCGGTTTCGAGGCGCGGTCCTTCCGCCTGCGACGCGTGGAGATCCCGGTGCTGCCCGAGGGCATGCGGCCGATCCGCGTCCTCCAGCTCTCCGACATCCACATGGTGTCCGGCCAGAAGAAGAAGCGCCGCTGGCTCCAGTCGCTCGCCGGACTGCGTCCCGACCTCGTGGTGAACACGGGCGACAACCTGTCGGACCCCACCGCCGTACCCGAAGTGCTGGACGCGCTGGGCCCATTGATGGAGTTCCCCGGCACGTACGTCTTCGGCTCGAACGACTACTACGGCCCCAAGTTCCGCAATCCGGGCCGCTACCTGGCGGAGAAGGCCCGCGGTCAGCACGGGCTCAACGGCAAGAGCCACAGCGCGCACGGCGTCATCCGCAACCCGTGGGGCGACCTGCGGGACGCCTTCGACGCGGCCGGGTGGGTCGGCCTCAGCAACTCCCGCGGCCGCCTCAAGCTCGACCACGGCCCCGTACTGGGCCTGACCGGCCTGGACGACCCGCACATCAAGCGCGACCGTTACGCCGCGGTGGCGGGCGGCCCCGACCCCGACGCCGACTTCAACCTGGCCCTGGTCCACGCCCCCTACCTGCGGGTCCTGGACGCCTTCACGGCCGACCGCTACCCGCTGATCCTGGCCGGCCACACCCACGGCGGCCAGCTCTGCATCCCCTTCTACGGCGCGCTGGTCACGAACTGCGACCTGGACACCGACCGGGTGAAGGGCCTGTCCACCCATACGGCCACGGGCTCGACGTCCTACCTCCACGTCTCCGCGGGCTGCGGCACGAACCGCTTCACCCCGGTCCGTTTCGCGTGCCCTCCCGAGGCCACGCTCCTCACCCTGACCCCGGCCCCCCGAAACCGGATTTCTCCTCAGGCCCCGGGTCCGCTAAAGTAA
- a CDS encoding nuclease-related domain-containing DEAD/DEAH box helicase, translating to MLREQWQAARHEARRWEGASEEQRQAAAQLLTLTGRAGWRLLVDRHWPGRQAANVYMLLIGPAGVFVIDVKDWRADPLVVAGGLASAGEARNDDVQRLLGVTRTVEDALAEFGMSPVAVQPLMVFAGKQVDAASLGRIHLLGEREVGPWLLAGSRRLLPPMVRAVAEHLERTLPEYENSSVSEAALPAGAGAPDAEPLGLFDIEAMRNAALDEAMRAPIERWMTFLHPDQVALVRRNWAGPARISGPAGTGKTVVALHRTAHLAQRTTGRVLYVTFASNLPRVQQTFLSSVAPHVANRVDFHSLHAWAFDYLRARAVQLNVNGEKAETAFSLAWKRVGRESALAELVPQPQYWHDEIAYVIKGRGITTFADYVAVRRRGRHTVLRSRHKEAVWALYQAYESIRAERGVHDFNDLLSLALAEVQGGAIPPYAAVIADEVQDLTLVGARLLHALVGDAPNGLLLVGDGQQAVYPGGFRLSDAGIEVRGDRGQVLRTNYRNAKEILDTALEGVAGDSFEDIDGVRLSGRRDVELIHHDGVVERVERSTSEEHDKALVEVLNSLDAEQQADSAVLCSSKRTMDHYQWLFAQFGIPVFLLERYDGHSVPGVKLGSYRRSKGLEFKRVYLPRWDTAVPTGEGSAEAARERQELARRQLFVAMTRARDVLWLGSVSEAANAGNSD from the coding sequence TTGCTAAGAGAGCAGTGGCAGGCCGCGCGGCACGAAGCCCGGCGGTGGGAAGGCGCGAGCGAGGAGCAGCGGCAGGCGGCCGCGCAACTCCTCACCTTGACCGGCCGGGCGGGCTGGCGGCTTCTCGTGGACCGCCATTGGCCGGGCAGGCAGGCGGCGAACGTGTACATGCTGCTGATCGGCCCCGCCGGCGTCTTCGTGATCGACGTCAAGGACTGGCGGGCCGACCCGCTTGTTGTCGCCGGCGGACTCGCTTCCGCCGGTGAAGCGCGTAACGACGACGTTCAGAGGCTTCTGGGGGTGACGCGCACGGTCGAGGATGCGTTGGCGGAATTCGGGATGTCTCCTGTGGCCGTGCAACCGCTCATGGTCTTCGCCGGGAAGCAGGTCGACGCGGCGTCGTTGGGAAGAATCCATCTTCTCGGGGAGCGTGAGGTCGGTCCATGGCTCCTGGCCGGCAGTCGTCGGCTCCTTCCGCCCATGGTGCGAGCTGTCGCCGAACATCTGGAGCGGACCCTCCCGGAGTACGAGAACTCGTCGGTCTCGGAGGCCGCGCTGCCGGCAGGCGCAGGGGCACCTGACGCCGAACCGCTCGGGCTCTTTGACATCGAGGCAATGCGGAATGCCGCCCTCGACGAGGCGATGCGCGCACCCATCGAGCGGTGGATGACGTTCCTCCACCCCGACCAGGTCGCGCTGGTCCGCCGCAATTGGGCGGGGCCCGCCAGGATCAGTGGCCCGGCCGGTACCGGCAAGACGGTGGTCGCCCTGCACCGCACGGCCCACCTGGCCCAGCGCACGACGGGCCGCGTGCTGTATGTGACGTTCGCGAGCAACCTGCCACGGGTCCAGCAGACGTTCCTGTCCTCCGTGGCCCCGCACGTCGCGAACCGGGTCGATTTCCACAGCCTGCATGCCTGGGCCTTCGACTACCTGCGAGCACGGGCCGTGCAGCTGAACGTGAACGGGGAGAAGGCGGAGACCGCATTCAGCCTGGCGTGGAAACGCGTGGGCCGCGAGAGTGCTCTGGCCGAGCTTGTCCCCCAGCCGCAGTACTGGCACGACGAGATCGCGTACGTCATCAAGGGCCGCGGCATCACGACCTTCGCCGACTATGTCGCCGTACGGCGGCGTGGCCGCCATACGGTGCTGCGAAGCCGCCACAAGGAGGCCGTTTGGGCCCTCTACCAGGCATACGAGTCGATCCGTGCGGAACGCGGGGTGCATGACTTCAACGACCTTCTCTCCCTCGCGCTGGCAGAAGTGCAGGGCGGCGCCATACCGCCGTACGCCGCGGTGATCGCCGACGAGGTGCAGGACCTCACACTCGTCGGAGCCAGGCTCCTGCACGCCTTGGTCGGTGACGCGCCGAACGGGCTGCTGCTGGTGGGCGACGGCCAACAGGCCGTCTACCCCGGTGGCTTCCGGCTGTCCGACGCGGGCATTGAGGTCCGCGGGGACCGAGGCCAGGTGCTGCGTACCAACTACCGCAACGCCAAGGAGATCCTTGACACCGCACTGGAGGGCGTCGCGGGGGACTCCTTCGAAGACATCGACGGCGTACGCCTGTCGGGAAGGCGCGACGTCGAACTCATCCATCACGACGGCGTGGTGGAGCGGGTCGAGCGGTCGACGTCTGAAGAGCACGACAAAGCGCTGGTCGAGGTATTGAACAGCCTTGACGCCGAGCAGCAGGCGGACTCAGCCGTGCTGTGCTCGTCCAAGCGGACCATGGACCACTACCAGTGGCTCTTTGCCCAGTTCGGCATTCCGGTCTTCCTGCTGGAGCGTTACGACGGCCACTCGGTGCCCGGCGTAAAGCTCGGCAGCTACCGCCGTTCAAAGGGACTGGAGTTCAAACGGGTCTACCTCCCGCGATGGGACACGGCAGTGCCCACGGGCGAAGGGAGTGCGGAGGCCGCCCGCGAGCGTCAGGAACTTGCCCGGCGCCAGCTCTTCGTCGCGATGACGCGCGCCCGCGATGTCCTCTGGCTGGGCAGCGTGTCGGAAGCGGCGAACGCCGGGAACTCGGACTGA
- a CDS encoding WhiB family transcriptional regulator: protein MSSWVTDWSTQAACRTTDPDELFVQGAAQNRAKAVCTGCPVRTECLADALDNRVEFGVWGGMTERERRALLRRRPMVTSWRRLLETARTEYERSTGLLPLGDEDDYAAAG from the coding sequence ATGAGCAGCTGGGTAACCGACTGGAGCACGCAGGCCGCGTGCAGGACGACAGATCCGGATGAGCTTTTCGTCCAGGGTGCGGCCCAGAACCGGGCCAAAGCGGTGTGCACGGGATGCCCTGTGCGGACCGAGTGCCTGGCGGACGCGCTCGACAACCGGGTGGAGTTCGGTGTGTGGGGGGGTATGACCGAGCGTGAGCGCCGCGCGCTGCTGCGCCGCCGGCCCATGGTGACGTCCTGGCGTCGCCTGCTGGAGACGGCCCGTACCGAGTACGAGCGCAGCACCGGGCTGCTGCCGCTCGGCGACGAGGACGACTACGCGGCGGCCGGCTGA
- a CDS encoding transglycosylase domain-containing protein: protein MAHKRSGGGLSSAQQAAKFLGVSVLAGVVLAGIALPAAGALGLSAKGTASGFDDLPGELKAPPLSQASKILDANGGLIATVYSRDRTVVPITKMSPNILQAIVDIEDSRYYEHGALDLKGILRAMSHNASDGGTQGASTLTQQYVKNVFVEEAGDDPDKVAQATQQTVGRKIKEMKYAIQVEKELGKKKILENYLNITFFGEQAYGIEAASQRYFSKHAKDLNLNEAALLAGLVQSPSRYDPINDEQEALKRRNIVLARMAQLKDITPAQAEAAKKAPLGLKISSPKNGCITAVNGAGFFCDYVRETFLQNAAFGKTKEARAKTWNTGGLTIRTTLQPQAQKSVLNGISKHVYKSDKIAAAVTLVQPGTGKVVAMGQSRPYGFGTHETQINFSVDQRMGGGLGFQNGSTFKPITAAAALEAGYKPDQTYPSPNKMDYPDVTNCDGATVHDPSPTKNEDPSEEGPYAMPEALKKSINTYFLQLEASVGLCPIVKMAEKLGVGRADGKPLDQIASLTLGSNEVSPLTIAAAYAAFANRGVYCTPIVINSVITSTGKHLNVPKSICSQAMSQKTADTLNTMLKGVVDDGTGEAANLDGRETAGKTGTTDERWAAWFAGYTPNMAAAVWMGDPERKHKMMDITIGGHYYDKVYGADGPAPIWKDAVSGALDGQPSPSFVTVPLNVPDKNTTPPTNDPGDGTQPGDDGKYHGPGHGHQTGGVTVMGATNGAITGGTTGTVGGVDGAATAGGGTTDGAATGGGTTTDGSTGGGEQPPFTLPSGAIGGDAGGTR, encoded by the coding sequence ATGGCTCACAAGCGTTCGGGCGGGGGGCTGTCCTCAGCCCAGCAAGCCGCCAAGTTCCTCGGTGTCAGCGTGCTCGCCGGTGTGGTCCTGGCGGGAATCGCCCTGCCGGCCGCCGGCGCCCTCGGCCTGTCGGCGAAGGGGACGGCCTCGGGCTTCGACGACCTCCCCGGGGAACTCAAGGCGCCCCCGCTGAGTCAGGCGTCGAAGATCCTCGACGCCAACGGCGGTCTGATCGCGACCGTTTACTCGCGTGACCGCACGGTCGTCCCGATCACGAAGATGAGCCCGAACATCCTCCAGGCGATAGTCGACATCGAGGACTCCCGCTACTACGAGCACGGGGCCCTCGACCTCAAGGGCATCCTGCGCGCGATGAGCCACAACGCCTCCGACGGCGGCACCCAGGGCGCCTCCACGCTCACCCAGCAGTACGTGAAGAACGTCTTCGTGGAGGAGGCTGGCGACGACCCGGACAAGGTCGCCCAGGCCACCCAGCAGACCGTCGGCCGCAAGATCAAGGAGATGAAGTACGCGATCCAGGTCGAGAAGGAACTCGGCAAGAAGAAGATCCTGGAGAACTACCTCAACATCACCTTCTTCGGCGAGCAGGCGTACGGCATCGAGGCCGCCTCGCAGCGCTACTTCAGCAAGCACGCCAAGGACCTGAACCTCAACGAGGCCGCCCTGCTGGCCGGTCTGGTGCAGTCGCCGAGCCGTTACGACCCCATCAACGACGAGCAGGAGGCGCTCAAGCGGCGCAACATCGTGCTCGCGCGGATGGCCCAGCTCAAGGACATCACCCCGGCCCAGGCCGAGGCCGCCAAGAAGGCCCCGCTCGGTCTCAAGATCAGCTCGCCGAAGAACGGCTGCATCACCGCCGTCAACGGCGCCGGCTTCTTCTGCGACTACGTGCGCGAGACCTTCCTGCAGAACGCCGCCTTCGGCAAGACGAAGGAAGCCCGCGCCAAGACCTGGAACACCGGCGGTCTGACCATCAGGACCACGCTCCAGCCGCAGGCGCAGAAGTCGGTGCTCAACGGCATCAGCAAGCACGTCTACAAGAGCGACAAGATCGCCGCCGCGGTCACCCTGGTCCAGCCCGGCACCGGCAAGGTCGTCGCCATGGGCCAGAGCAGGCCGTACGGCTTCGGCACGCACGAGACGCAGATCAACTTCTCGGTCGACCAGCGGATGGGCGGTGGCCTCGGCTTCCAGAACGGTTCGACGTTCAAGCCGATCACCGCGGCGGCGGCCCTGGAGGCCGGGTACAAGCCGGACCAGACGTACCCCTCGCCGAACAAGATGGACTACCCCGACGTCACCAACTGCGACGGCGCCACGGTCCACGACCCCTCGCCGACCAAGAACGAGGACCCCTCGGAAGAGGGCCCCTACGCGATGCCCGAGGCGCTGAAGAAGTCGATCAACACGTACTTCCTCCAGCTCGAAGCGAGCGTCGGTCTGTGCCCGATCGTGAAGATGGCCGAGAAGCTGGGCGTCGGGCGGGCCGACGGCAAGCCGCTGGACCAGATCGCCTCGCTCACCCTCGGCTCCAACGAGGTCTCGCCGCTGACCATCGCGGCCGCGTACGCCGCCTTCGCCAACCGCGGTGTCTACTGCACGCCGATCGTCATCAACTCGGTGATCACCTCGACGGGCAAGCACCTGAACGTGCCGAAGTCGATCTGCTCGCAGGCGATGTCCCAGAAGACCGCCGACACCCTCAACACCATGCTCAAGGGCGTGGTCGACGACGGTACGGGTGAGGCGGCCAACCTCGACGGACGCGAGACGGCCGGCAAGACCGGTACGACCGACGAGCGCTGGGCCGCCTGGTTCGCGGGCTACACGCCGAACATGGCCGCCGCCGTGTGGATGGGCGACCCGGAGCGCAAGCACAAGATGATGGACATCACCATCGGCGGCCACTACTACGACAAGGTCTACGGCGCCGACGGCCCCGCGCCGATCTGGAAGGACGCGGTGAGCGGCGCGCTGGACGGCCAGCCCTCGCCCAGCTTCGTCACCGTGCCGCTGAACGTGCCGGACAAGAACACGACGCCGCCGACGAACGATCCGGGAGACGGCACCCAGCCGGGCGACGACGGCAAGTACCACGGCCCGGGCCACGGGCACCAGACCGGGGGCGTCACGGTGATGGGCGCCACGAACGGGGCCATCACCGGCGGCACCACCGGCACGGTCGGCGGCGTCGACGGGGCGGCGACCGCGGGCGGCGGGACGACCGACGGCGCGGCGACCGGCGGGGGGACGACCACGGACGGGTCGACGGGGGGCGGGGAGCAGCCGCCGTTCACGCTGCCGTCAGGGGCGATCGGCGGGGACGCGGGCGGGACGAGATAG
- a CDS encoding ArsA family ATPase produces MSLESPVLEIDPLLDDPKTRIIVCCGSGGVGKTTTAAALGVRAAERGRTAVVLTIDPARRLAQSMGLTELDNTPREVAGIDRSAGGTLHAMMLDMKRTFDEVVVQHSDPQRARAILENPFYQSLSAGFAGTQEYMAMEKLGQLRAQDAWDLIIVDTPPSRSALDFLDAPKRLGSFLDGRFIKLLMAPAKVGGRAGVKFLNMGMSMMTGTLSKVMGAGLLRDVQTFVAAMDTMFGGFRTRADATYRLLQAPGTAFLVVAAPERDALREAAYFVERLAAEDMPLAGLVLNRVHGSDAARLTAERALAAAEALEDAVADAAEEAAAAKDRTDGGDPAEGGRSEGGRSEGGRSEGGRSENLHADRIVDLSPGKADCGTRDGTPDRTEGDHQDRTEILAAGLLRLHAERMQVVARERRTRDRFVSVHPEVPMVDVTALPGDVHDLEGLRAIGERLAGGQPAAA; encoded by the coding sequence ATGAGCCTGGAGAGTCCCGTGCTGGAGATCGACCCGCTGCTGGACGACCCCAAGACCCGGATCATCGTCTGCTGCGGATCGGGCGGCGTCGGCAAGACCACGACCGCCGCCGCGCTGGGCGTACGGGCCGCCGAGCGGGGCCGTACGGCCGTCGTGCTCACCATCGACCCGGCCCGGCGGCTCGCCCAGTCGATGGGTCTGACCGAACTCGACAACACCCCACGTGAGGTGGCCGGAATTGATCGGTCCGCCGGTGGCACCCTGCACGCGATGATGCTCGACATGAAGCGGACCTTCGACGAGGTCGTGGTCCAGCACTCGGATCCGCAGCGGGCCAGGGCGATCCTGGAGAACCCCTTCTACCAGTCGCTGTCGGCCGGTTTCGCGGGCACGCAGGAGTACATGGCGATGGAGAAGCTGGGCCAGCTGCGGGCCCAGGACGCCTGGGACCTGATCATCGTCGACACCCCGCCGAGCCGCAGCGCGCTGGACTTCCTGGACGCGCCCAAGCGCCTCGGCTCCTTCCTCGACGGCAGGTTCATCAAGCTGCTGATGGCCCCGGCGAAGGTCGGCGGCCGGGCCGGGGTGAAGTTCCTGAACATGGGGATGTCGATGATGACCGGCACCCTCAGCAAGGTGATGGGCGCCGGGCTGCTGCGGGACGTGCAGACCTTCGTGGCCGCCATGGACACGATGTTCGGCGGCTTCCGCACCCGCGCCGACGCCACATACCGCCTCCTCCAGGCCCCGGGCACGGCCTTCCTCGTGGTCGCGGCGCCGGAGCGGGACGCGCTGCGCGAGGCGGCGTACTTCGTGGAGCGCCTGGCCGCGGAGGACATGCCACTGGCCGGCCTCGTACTCAACCGGGTGCACGGCAGCGACGCCGCCCGGCTCACCGCCGAGCGCGCGCTGGCCGCGGCGGAGGCCCTGGAGGACGCGGTCGCGGACGCGGCGGAAGAGGCAGCGGCCGCCAAGGACCGTACCGACGGCGGCGACCCTGCGGAGGGCGGCCGGTCGGAAGGCGGCCGGTCCGAGGGCGGCCGATCCGAGGGCGGCCGGTCGGAAAATCTTCACGCCGACCGCATTGTGGATCTATCCCCGGGGAAAGCTGACTGCGGTACCCGCGACGGCACCCCGGACCGTACGGAAGGAGACCACCAGGACCGTACGGAAATCCTCGCCGCCGGACTGCTGCGCCTGCACGCCGAACGTATGCAGGTGGTCGCGCGTGAACGACGCACCCGCGACCGCTTTGTGTCCGTGCACCCGGAGGTGCCCATGGTCGATGTCACGGCGCTGCCCGGCGACGTGCACGACCTGGAGGGGCTGCGGGCGATCGGTGAACGGCTGGCGGGCGGTCAGCCGGCCGCCGCGTAG
- a CDS encoding GatB/YqeY domain-containing protein, protein MTTTLKQRLQDDLTTAIKGRDELRSATLRLTLSAITNAEVAGKTARQLSDDEVLKVIAKEAKKRREAADAFAQGGRAESAKRELAEGEVLAEYLPKQLTDEEVAEIVRSAVAESGATGPQAMGAVMKVVNPKVAGLAEGGRVAAEVRRQLAG, encoded by the coding sequence ATGACCACCACCCTCAAGCAGCGACTCCAGGACGACCTCACCACGGCGATCAAGGGCCGTGACGAACTGCGCTCCGCCACCCTCCGCCTCACCCTCTCCGCGATCACCAACGCGGAGGTCGCGGGGAAGACGGCCCGGCAGCTCTCCGACGACGAGGTGCTGAAGGTGATCGCCAAGGAGGCGAAGAAGCGGCGCGAGGCGGCGGACGCCTTCGCGCAGGGTGGACGTGCGGAGTCCGCGAAGCGTGAGCTGGCCGAGGGCGAGGTGCTCGCGGAGTACCTGCCGAAGCAGCTCACGGACGAGGAGGTGGCGGAGATCGTACGGTCGGCGGTCGCGGAGTCCGGCGCCACCGGCCCCCAGGCGATGGGCGCGGTGATGAAGGTCGTCAACCCCAAGGTCGCCGGGCTCGCGGAGGGCGGCCGGGTCGCCGCGGAGGTACGCCGCCAGCTGGCCGGCTGA